One part of the Solanum dulcamara chromosome 8, daSolDulc1.2, whole genome shotgun sequence genome encodes these proteins:
- the LOC129900837 gene encoding uncharacterized protein LOC129900837 isoform X1, which translates to MSSNLEPVPVTSQKHDPAWKHCEMFKNGERVQLKCIYCCKIFKGGGIHRIKEHLAGQKGNASTCLRVQPDVRLLMQESLNGVVMKKRKKQKLAEEITTYNTATSDIAAFTDSCGLNTEVDLLPMPEAIEQTSNLFLNRDEGGNNIGGRKKKSRIRKASSSNNNAMVLAINQSKRVNNHVHMAVARFLLDARVPLDAVNSVYFQPMIDVIASQGPEVAGPSYHDLRSWVLKASVQEVRNDIDQCSSTWARSGCSVLVDEWITGKGKTLINFLIYCPEGTMFLRSVDASSLINSMDSLYELLKEVVEEVGVRNVLQVVTGNEERYIIAGKRLTDAYPTLFWTPCAAHSIDLMLEDFKKLEWIDTIMEQAKSISRFIYNNNILLSMMRKFTLGVDLVDLGVTCSATDFLTLKRMLNIKHNLQSMVTSVEWMESPYSKKPEGFALLDYISNQSFWSTCSLISRLTDPILRLLRIVCSEERPAMAYVYAGVYRAKEAIKKELVNKKDYSVYWNIIDHRWESLQHHPLHAAGFYLNPKFFYTTEEDVHLHIRSLVYDCIEKLVPDPKIQDKIVKETTSYHNSAGDFGRKMAVRARDTLFPAEWWSIYGGGCPSLARLAIRILSQTSSLIRSKPGRIPLEEMHETKNCIEHQRLNDLAFVQYNLWLRQSTRKNMEPDCMDSISYDKMECVHNWVSRRERISEDMESSDWMTVDPPLGSLAPLGPFIDDIEALGAAGFDDFEIFGGPKDNEEEIGEENNVNE; encoded by the exons ATGAGTTCTAATTTGGAACCAGTGCCAGTTACTTCACAAAAACATGACCCGGCATGGAAGCATTGTGAAATGTTTAAGAATGGGGAGAGGGTACAGTTGAAGTGTATATATTGTTGCAAAATATTTAAGGGTGGTGGAATTCATAGGATTAAAGAACATCTTGCGGGTCAAAAAGGTAATGCATCTACTTGTTTGAGAGTTCAGCCCGATGTTCGCCTTCTAATGCAAGAGAGCTTAAATGGTGTTGtaatgaagaagagaaaaaaacagAAACTTGCTGAGGAAATAACAACTTATAATACTGCCACTAGTGACATTGCTGCATTCACTGATAGTTGTGGCCTAAATACCGAAGTTGACTTGCTTCCAATGCCAGAAGCTATTGAACAAACCTCTAATTTGTTTTTGAATCGGGATGAAGGAGGTAATAATATAGGTGGTAGGAAGAAAAAAAGTAGGATTAGAAAAGCATCTTCCTCAAATAATAATGCTATGGTTCTAGCAATTAACCAGTCCAAAAGAGTGAACAATCATGTGCATATGGCAGTAGCCCGATTCCTTTTAGATGCCAGGGTGCCTCTTGATGCTGTAAATTCTGTTTATTTCCAACCGATGATTGATGTGATCGCTTCCCAAGGACCAGAAGTTGCGGGCCCTTCTTACCATGACCTCAGAAGCTGGGTTCTAAAAGCTTCAGTTCAGGAAGTGAGGAATGACATTGATCAATGCTCAAGCACCTGGGCAAGGAGTGGTTGTTCTGTTTTGGTTGATGAGTGGATTACAGGAAAGGGTAAAACACTGATAAACTTTTTGATCTACTGCCCCGAAGGGACAATGTTTTTGAGGTCTGTGGATGCATCTAGCCTAATTAATTCCATGGATTCTCTATATGAGTTGCTTAAGGAGGTAGTGGAGGAAGTTGGGGTGAGAAATGTGTTGCAAGTAGTAACTGGTAATGAGGAACGATACATTATTGCTGGGAAAAGGCTCACTGATGCTTACCCTACACTCTTTTGGACTCCTTGTGCTGCTCACTCCATTGACTTGATGCTCGAGGACTTTAAAAAACTTGAGTGGATTGATACAATAATGGAACAAGCCAAGTCAATATCTAGATTCATCTACAATAATAACATTCTCTTGAGTATGATGAGAAAGTTTACCTTGGGAGTTGACTTAGTTGATTTGGGAGTTACATGCTCTGCAACTGACTTTTTGACACTAAAAAGAATGTTAAATATCAAACACAATTTGCAATCAATGGTTACTTCAGTAGAGTGGATGGAGAGCCCATATTCAAAGAAACCAGAGGGGTTTGCCCTGCTAGATTATATTAGTAACCAGTCCTTTTGGTCTACTTGCAGCTTGATTAGCCGCTTGACAGATCCCATCTTGAGGCTTTTAAGGATAGTCTGTAGTGAGGAGAGGCCTGCAATGGCGTATGTTTATGCAGGGGTCTATCGAGCAAAAGAAGCAATTAAGAAAGAGCTTGTCAATAAGAAGGATTACTCAGTTTATTGGAATATTATTGATCACAGGTGGGAATCACTTCAGCATCATCCTCTTCATGCTGCAGGGTTTTACCTCAATCCCAAGTTTTTCTATACTACTGAGGAAGATGTGCACCTCCATATCAGATCACTTGTATATGATTGTATAGAGAAATTGGTTCCTGATCCTAAAATCCAAGACAAAATTGTGAAAGAAACTACTTCTTACCACAACAGTGCTGGAGATTTTGGGAGGAAAATGGCAGTAAGAGCCAGAGACACTCTTTTTCCTG CTGAGTGGTGGTCAATATATGGTGGAGGGTGCCCAAGTTTGGCTCGCTTGGCCATCCGTATTCTCAGTCAAACATCAAGTTTGATCAGGTCCAAGCCAGGTCGAATTCCTTTAGAAGAGATGCATGAAACAAAAAATTGCATTGAACATCAAAGACTTAATGATCTTGCTTTTGTTCAGTACAACCTGTGGCTTAGGCAAAG CACTAGGAAGAACATGGAGCCGGATTGTATGGACTCAATTTCCTATGACAAAATGGAATGTGTCCATAATTGGGTGTCCAGGAGGGAACGAATCTCGGAGGACATGGAAAGTTCAGACTGGATGACTGTTGACCCTCCTTTGGGAAGCCTAGCTCCCTTAGGTccatttattgatgatattgaAGCCTTAGGTGCAG caggttttgatgattttgaaatttttggtgGGCCAAAAGATAATGAAGAAGAGATTGGAGAGGAAAACAATGTAAATGAGTAA
- the LOC129900837 gene encoding uncharacterized protein LOC129900837 isoform X2 has translation MSSNLEPVPVTSQKHDPAWKHCEMFKNGERVQLKCIYCCKIFKGGGIHRIKEHLAGQKGNASTCLRVQPDVRLLMQESLNGVVMKKRKKQKLAEEITTYNTATSDIAAFTDSCGLNTEVDLLPMPEAIEQTSNLFLNRDEGGNNIGGRKKKSRIRKASSSNNNAMVLAINQSKRVNNHVHMAVARFLLDARVPLDAVNSVYFQPMIDVIASQGPEVAGPSYHDLRSWVLKASVQEVRNDIDQCSSTWARSGCSVLVDEWITGKGKTLINFLIYCPEGTMFLRSVDASSLINSMDSLYELLKEVVEEVGVRNVLQVVTGNEERYIIAGKRLTDAYPTLFWTPCAAHSIDLMLEDFKKLEWIDTIMEQAKSISRFIYNNNILLSMMRKFTLGVDLVDLGVTCSATDFLTLKRMLNIKHNLQSMVTSVEWMESPYSKKPEGFALLDYISNQSFWSTCSLISRLTDPILRLLRIVCSEERPAMAYVYAGVYRAKEAIKKELVNKKDYSVYWNIIDHRWESLQHHPLHAAGFYLNPKFFYTTEEDVHLHIRSLVYDCIEKLVPDPKIQDKIVKETTSYHNSAGDFGRKMAVRARDTLFPAEWWSIYGGGCPSLARLAIRILSQTSSLIRSKPGRIPLEEMHETKNCIEHQRLNDLAFVQYNLWLRQSTRKNMEPDCMDSISYDKMECVHNWVSRRERISEDMESSDWMTVDPPLGSLAPLGPFIDDIEALGAGFDDFEIFGGPKDNEEEIGEENNVNE, from the exons ATGAGTTCTAATTTGGAACCAGTGCCAGTTACTTCACAAAAACATGACCCGGCATGGAAGCATTGTGAAATGTTTAAGAATGGGGAGAGGGTACAGTTGAAGTGTATATATTGTTGCAAAATATTTAAGGGTGGTGGAATTCATAGGATTAAAGAACATCTTGCGGGTCAAAAAGGTAATGCATCTACTTGTTTGAGAGTTCAGCCCGATGTTCGCCTTCTAATGCAAGAGAGCTTAAATGGTGTTGtaatgaagaagagaaaaaaacagAAACTTGCTGAGGAAATAACAACTTATAATACTGCCACTAGTGACATTGCTGCATTCACTGATAGTTGTGGCCTAAATACCGAAGTTGACTTGCTTCCAATGCCAGAAGCTATTGAACAAACCTCTAATTTGTTTTTGAATCGGGATGAAGGAGGTAATAATATAGGTGGTAGGAAGAAAAAAAGTAGGATTAGAAAAGCATCTTCCTCAAATAATAATGCTATGGTTCTAGCAATTAACCAGTCCAAAAGAGTGAACAATCATGTGCATATGGCAGTAGCCCGATTCCTTTTAGATGCCAGGGTGCCTCTTGATGCTGTAAATTCTGTTTATTTCCAACCGATGATTGATGTGATCGCTTCCCAAGGACCAGAAGTTGCGGGCCCTTCTTACCATGACCTCAGAAGCTGGGTTCTAAAAGCTTCAGTTCAGGAAGTGAGGAATGACATTGATCAATGCTCAAGCACCTGGGCAAGGAGTGGTTGTTCTGTTTTGGTTGATGAGTGGATTACAGGAAAGGGTAAAACACTGATAAACTTTTTGATCTACTGCCCCGAAGGGACAATGTTTTTGAGGTCTGTGGATGCATCTAGCCTAATTAATTCCATGGATTCTCTATATGAGTTGCTTAAGGAGGTAGTGGAGGAAGTTGGGGTGAGAAATGTGTTGCAAGTAGTAACTGGTAATGAGGAACGATACATTATTGCTGGGAAAAGGCTCACTGATGCTTACCCTACACTCTTTTGGACTCCTTGTGCTGCTCACTCCATTGACTTGATGCTCGAGGACTTTAAAAAACTTGAGTGGATTGATACAATAATGGAACAAGCCAAGTCAATATCTAGATTCATCTACAATAATAACATTCTCTTGAGTATGATGAGAAAGTTTACCTTGGGAGTTGACTTAGTTGATTTGGGAGTTACATGCTCTGCAACTGACTTTTTGACACTAAAAAGAATGTTAAATATCAAACACAATTTGCAATCAATGGTTACTTCAGTAGAGTGGATGGAGAGCCCATATTCAAAGAAACCAGAGGGGTTTGCCCTGCTAGATTATATTAGTAACCAGTCCTTTTGGTCTACTTGCAGCTTGATTAGCCGCTTGACAGATCCCATCTTGAGGCTTTTAAGGATAGTCTGTAGTGAGGAGAGGCCTGCAATGGCGTATGTTTATGCAGGGGTCTATCGAGCAAAAGAAGCAATTAAGAAAGAGCTTGTCAATAAGAAGGATTACTCAGTTTATTGGAATATTATTGATCACAGGTGGGAATCACTTCAGCATCATCCTCTTCATGCTGCAGGGTTTTACCTCAATCCCAAGTTTTTCTATACTACTGAGGAAGATGTGCACCTCCATATCAGATCACTTGTATATGATTGTATAGAGAAATTGGTTCCTGATCCTAAAATCCAAGACAAAATTGTGAAAGAAACTACTTCTTACCACAACAGTGCTGGAGATTTTGGGAGGAAAATGGCAGTAAGAGCCAGAGACACTCTTTTTCCTG CTGAGTGGTGGTCAATATATGGTGGAGGGTGCCCAAGTTTGGCTCGCTTGGCCATCCGTATTCTCAGTCAAACATCAAGTTTGATCAGGTCCAAGCCAGGTCGAATTCCTTTAGAAGAGATGCATGAAACAAAAAATTGCATTGAACATCAAAGACTTAATGATCTTGCTTTTGTTCAGTACAACCTGTGGCTTAGGCAAAG CACTAGGAAGAACATGGAGCCGGATTGTATGGACTCAATTTCCTATGACAAAATGGAATGTGTCCATAATTGGGTGTCCAGGAGGGAACGAATCTCGGAGGACATGGAAAGTTCAGACTGGATGACTGTTGACCCTCCTTTGGGAAGCCTAGCTCCCTTAGGTccatttattgatgatattgaAGCCTTAGGTGCAG gttttgatgattttgaaatttttggtgGGCCAAAAGATAATGAAGAAGAGATTGGAGAGGAAAACAATGTAAATGAGTAA